The following proteins are encoded in a genomic region of Paenibacillus sp. FSL R7-0273:
- a CDS encoding glycoside hydrolase family 35 protein gives MSRLEWKDHKYLLDGREHRILSGALHYFRIVPEYWADRLLKLKACGFNTVETYIPWNFHEPAEGSFRFDGMADVTGFIKIAGALGLHVIVRPSPYICAEWEFGGLPAWLLKSGMGLRCMDAEYLEKVDRYYDVLIPLLVPLLCTNGGPVVAVQVENEYGSYGNDTAYLEYVRDGLISRGVDCLLFTSDGPTDEMLIGGTVEGLHATVNFGSRVAESFGKYRKYRQDEPLMVMEYWLGWFDHWMQPHHVREAGDVALVLDEMLEQGSSVNLYMFHGGTNFGFYSGANHGEGYEPTVTSYDYDAPLTEWGDPTDKYRAIRQVLGKHGIDAGCPLPEPLPKLAYGRVRLAETADLLKQLDTLAASRTQSVTVQPMEQLDQAYGLILYSTMIKGPRTGQKLHLREVHDRAQVFLDGKLLGIVERWNPLPLELNIPPEGARLDILVENMGRINYGPWLRDPKGITEGVLIDNQFQSNWSIYTLPMEPAVLEQVDYEVSSEEPVILPEERPAFYRGTFDAEAVADTFLRFDGWNKGIAWINGFNLGRYWKAGPQRTLYIPGPLLRKGRNEIVLLELHGPAGDREIVLTDVPDLGESAAVDERVLNFVQEE, from the coding sequence TTGAGCCGATTGGAATGGAAAGATCATAAATACCTGCTGGATGGCCGGGAGCATCGGATATTGTCCGGGGCGCTGCACTATTTCCGGATTGTTCCGGAGTACTGGGCCGACCGTCTGCTGAAGCTGAAGGCCTGTGGCTTTAATACAGTCGAGACCTATATCCCCTGGAATTTTCATGAACCGGCGGAAGGAAGCTTCCGGTTTGACGGAATGGCCGATGTCACCGGTTTTATTAAAATAGCGGGAGCGCTCGGATTGCATGTCATTGTCCGTCCTAGTCCGTATATTTGTGCGGAATGGGAATTTGGCGGGCTTCCAGCATGGCTGTTGAAATCGGGGATGGGACTGCGCTGCATGGACGCTGAATATCTGGAGAAGGTGGACCGGTATTACGATGTGCTGATTCCGCTGCTGGTGCCTCTGCTCTGCACGAACGGCGGGCCTGTTGTGGCTGTGCAGGTGGAGAACGAATACGGGAGTTACGGCAATGATACAGCTTATCTGGAATATGTGCGCGACGGGCTGATCTCGCGCGGGGTAGACTGCCTGCTGTTCACATCAGATGGACCTACTGATGAGATGCTGATTGGCGGCACCGTGGAAGGGCTGCATGCCACTGTCAACTTCGGGTCCCGGGTCGCGGAGTCTTTCGGCAAATACCGGAAGTACCGGCAGGACGAGCCGCTGATGGTAATGGAATATTGGCTGGGCTGGTTTGACCACTGGATGCAGCCCCATCATGTCCGGGAAGCCGGGGATGTTGCCCTGGTACTGGATGAAATGCTGGAGCAGGGCTCTTCGGTGAATCTCTATATGTTCCATGGCGGAACCAATTTTGGCTTCTATAGCGGAGCCAACCATGGTGAAGGATATGAACCGACCGTGACCAGCTATGATTACGATGCCCCGTTGACCGAATGGGGTGACCCGACCGATAAATACAGGGCGATCCGGCAGGTGCTCGGGAAGCACGGTATCGACGCAGGCTGCCCGCTTCCAGAGCCGCTTCCGAAACTGGCTTATGGACGGGTAAGGCTGGCTGAAACGGCGGACCTGCTGAAGCAGCTGGATACCCTGGCCGCCAGCCGCACCCAATCGGTCACGGTCCAGCCGATGGAGCAGCTGGATCAGGCATATGGCCTGATCCTGTATTCCACAATGATTAAAGGACCAAGAACCGGTCAAAAGCTGCATCTGCGCGAGGTTCATGACCGTGCCCAGGTTTTTCTGGACGGCAAGCTGCTTGGTATAGTAGAGAGGTGGAATCCGCTGCCGCTCGAGCTGAATATTCCTCCTGAAGGGGCAAGGCTGGATATTCTGGTTGAGAATATGGGACGCATCAACTATGGGCCGTGGCTCCGGGACCCAAAAGGCATTACTGAAGGAGTGCTGATCGATAACCAGTTCCAATCGAACTGGAGTATTTATACGCTGCCGATGGAGCCGGCTGTGCTGGAACAGGTGGATTATGAGGTCAGTTCAGAAGAACCGGTAATACTGCCGGAGGAACGCCCGGCCTTCTACCGGGGAACCTTTGATGCGGAGGCTGTGGCGGACACGTTCCTGCGGTTTGACGGCTGGAATAAAGGAATAGCCTGGATCAACGGCTTTAACCTTGGCAGGTACTGGAAGGCCGGTCCGCAGCGCACTTTGTATATACCGGGTCCCCTGCTCCGCAAAGGCCGTAACGAAATTGTTCTGCTGGAGCTGCACGGTCCGGCTGGAGACCGGGAAATTGTGCTCACAGATGTGCCTGACCTCGGTGAGTCTGCCGCTGTGGACGAGCGGGTACTGAATTTTGTGCAGGAAGAGTAA
- a CDS encoding carbohydrate ABC transporter permease gives MEAVKKAALTGQNRTAGKKFWTPKRKEALVGWLFLTPEIIGMLLLNVFALGFSLYLSFSKWDMLSGVSGIEWIGLGNYAELFRDPAVIEALKNNLLYTVMTVPVPIAVALVLAVVINNSVFLKSYFKVVFFIPYISSIIAIAAVWSALLHPSLGPVNQVLMQLGIDSPPKWLVDPSTSLLSIAIISTWASLGYTIIIYTAGLTNISSEIYEAADIDGATPVRKFLRITVPLLRPTTFFLLITMLIGSFKVFDIISYLTEGGPNNSSTVLVYRIYEEGFTNYDMGYASAISWLLFAIIGVITVATWKLRNEQA, from the coding sequence GTGGAAGCTGTAAAAAAAGCCGCACTGACCGGCCAAAACCGGACCGCAGGCAAAAAATTCTGGACGCCGAAGCGGAAGGAAGCGCTGGTCGGCTGGCTGTTTCTGACCCCTGAAATTATCGGCATGCTGCTATTGAATGTGTTCGCGCTGGGGTTCTCGCTGTATCTGAGCTTTTCCAAATGGGATATGCTGTCCGGCGTGTCCGGCATCGAATGGATCGGGCTGGGGAATTACGCCGAGCTGTTCCGGGACCCTGCAGTCATTGAAGCGCTGAAGAATAACCTGCTCTACACTGTAATGACGGTGCCTGTTCCCATCGCTGTCGCACTGGTGCTGGCTGTTGTTATCAATAACAGTGTTTTTTTGAAGAGCTATTTCAAGGTTGTCTTCTTTATCCCGTATATCTCATCGATTATTGCCATCGCGGCTGTATGGAGCGCGCTGCTGCATCCGTCGCTGGGGCCGGTTAACCAGGTGCTGATGCAGCTTGGCATTGACTCGCCGCCCAAATGGCTGGTAGATCCGAGCACCTCGCTATTGTCCATCGCCATTATCAGCACCTGGGCGAGCCTGGGATATACAATCATTATCTATACAGCCGGCCTGACTAACATATCCAGTGAAATTTATGAAGCGGCTGATATTGACGGCGCGACGCCGGTCAGGAAATTTCTGCGGATTACGGTTCCGCTGCTGCGCCCGACTACCTTTTTCCTGCTCATTACGATGCTGATCGGCTCCTTCAAGGTATTCGATATTATTTCCTACCTGACCGAGGGCGGACCGAACAATTCATCGACAGTGCTTGTCTACCGTATTTATGAAGAAGGCTTCACCAACTATGATATGGGCTATGCTTCGGCCATTTCCTGGCTTCTGTTCGCAATTATCGGTGTGATTACAGTTGCGACCTGGAAGCTGCGGAACGAACAAGCTTAG
- a CDS encoding helix-turn-helix transcriptional regulator, which translates to MLHTEKYIKFPFGFWSGVQQLGIAPAEIVRQARLPLSIIKEPKVSAAEYFAVWQAFEELAPDIGEGITGLVTSFETVHYPPDVLATYHARDYRDALNRMARYKQMCPPEQLIITEADEECRVELQWQHAESAIPQILIGVTLAYLLELGRRGTGQAITARRVEFSHPAADVTALEAYFGSPVQTGTGRNRLILRRSDLDLPFTTYNEELLAILTPALDRTLNEQQGSPSVAETVKWIIRRSLMGGHYDIQAVARELNMSDRTLQRRLREDGASFKALLTQARHEQAREYLSDPSLDIKEVACLVGYEDQNSFYRAFRIWEGATPARWRLEHTVQQEDGVFCK; encoded by the coding sequence ATGCTGCATACCGAAAAATATATTAAATTCCCGTTTGGCTTCTGGTCGGGGGTACAGCAATTAGGAATTGCCCCCGCAGAGATAGTCCGGCAGGCCCGGCTTCCGCTTTCGATCATTAAAGAGCCCAAGGTTAGTGCTGCAGAGTATTTTGCGGTCTGGCAGGCTTTTGAAGAGCTGGCTCCGGATATTGGAGAGGGGATCACCGGGCTGGTAACATCTTTTGAAACGGTACACTATCCGCCGGATGTGCTGGCCACGTATCATGCCCGTGATTACCGTGATGCGCTCAACCGCATGGCCAGATATAAACAAATGTGCCCGCCCGAGCAGCTGATTATAACGGAGGCGGATGAGGAATGCAGGGTTGAGCTGCAATGGCAGCATGCAGAGTCAGCCATCCCGCAGATTCTGATCGGGGTTACGCTGGCGTATCTTCTGGAGCTCGGCCGGAGGGGAACAGGACAGGCTATAACAGCCCGCAGGGTAGAGTTCTCACATCCGGCTGCTGATGTAACAGCGCTGGAGGCGTATTTCGGGAGCCCTGTACAGACCGGAACGGGAAGGAACCGGCTCATTCTGCGGCGCAGCGACCTGGACCTTCCTTTTACCACCTATAATGAAGAGCTGCTGGCTATACTGACACCCGCGCTGGACCGGACATTGAACGAGCAGCAGGGCAGCCCATCAGTTGCAGAGACAGTAAAATGGATCATCAGGCGGAGCCTCATGGGCGGACATTATGATATCCAGGCTGTGGCCCGGGAGCTCAACATGAGTGACCGGACGCTGCAGCGGCGGCTGAGGGAGGATGGGGCAAGCTTCAAGGCGCTGCTGACGCAAGCCAGGCATGAGCAGGCCAGGGAGTACCTGTCAGATCCTTCGCTCGACATTAAAGAAGTCGCCTGTCTGGTCGGCTATGAGGATCAGAATTCATTTTACCGCGCATTCAGGATATGGGAAGGGGCTACGCCGGCCCGCTGGCGTCTGGAGCATACGGTTCAGCAGGAAGATGGCGTGTTCTGCAAGTAG
- a CDS encoding ABC transporter substrate-binding protein produces the protein MKQMSKRRAAAALALLLTGAIAVSGCGGNSAGSQEASNGGSAGNPGSASEPVSIKYYNWDNEAQTAGTDAMLADFMKQNPDIKVEHVVLVPGDSVEMLKKLDFLISSGEAVDVVALPNLGAVYERATRGALSPLNELYEQNSLVPEEEYYVNPKIDDQYYGMQLTSSFNYVLLNKDALDEAGLPVPAYGWTWDDYRDYAKKLNKGEGVDKRYGTYFHTWELYMNAPAQTVMKDPFRYDDGSTILADPTYKYFFQLRKDMEAADQSAKPYADVLAAKLNYRTEFFNEEAAMVLTGSWTIPDPGNQEQYPHSFTTAFAPVPLPPANAEPKDYEGGKYFTSGTQVVMGATTKHKEASFKLMRYMTTADSESRLEFSGWKKADNQVVLDRLIGEDRELYDVESLQNTLFGDDIQYLDASSVITVSTSELTKVINDGFSKFMLSDESIDDVQKWMVDEAGKIINEKESK, from the coding sequence ATGAAACAAATGTCAAAACGCAGAGCAGCGGCAGCGCTGGCCTTATTGCTGACCGGCGCCATTGCAGTCAGCGGGTGCGGGGGCAATTCAGCGGGCTCGCAGGAGGCCTCAAACGGCGGCTCGGCCGGTAACCCGGGCAGCGCATCGGAGCCGGTAAGCATCAAGTACTATAACTGGGATAATGAAGCGCAAACGGCGGGCACCGACGCCATGCTTGCAGACTTTATGAAGCAGAATCCGGATATCAAGGTAGAGCATGTGGTGCTGGTACCGGGAGACTCTGTTGAAATGCTGAAGAAGCTGGACTTTCTGATCTCTTCAGGTGAAGCGGTAGACGTAGTTGCACTGCCGAACCTGGGTGCAGTATATGAACGGGCTACAAGAGGGGCCCTGTCGCCGCTTAATGAATTGTACGAACAGAACAGCCTTGTTCCCGAGGAAGAATATTACGTCAATCCAAAAATCGATGACCAGTACTACGGCATGCAGCTTACTTCAAGCTTTAACTATGTCCTGCTTAACAAGGATGCTCTGGACGAAGCCGGTTTGCCGGTGCCGGCCTACGGCTGGACCTGGGATGACTACCGCGATTACGCCAAAAAGCTGAACAAAGGCGAGGGGGTAGACAAGCGCTACGGAACATACTTTCATACATGGGAGCTATACATGAATGCCCCGGCGCAGACGGTGATGAAGGACCCGTTCCGTTATGATGACGGCTCCACAATTTTAGCAGACCCGACCTACAAATACTTTTTCCAGCTCCGGAAAGATATGGAGGCTGCCGATCAGTCGGCCAAGCCTTACGCTGATGTGCTGGCGGCCAAGCTGAATTACCGGACCGAGTTCTTTAATGAGGAAGCCGCTATGGTACTGACGGGCAGCTGGACCATTCCTGACCCTGGCAATCAGGAGCAATATCCGCACAGCTTCACTACGGCCTTTGCTCCGGTTCCTCTGCCTCCGGCAAATGCTGAACCGAAGGATTATGAAGGCGGTAAATATTTTACCAGCGGCACCCAGGTGGTCATGGGCGCCACCACCAAGCATAAGGAAGCGTCCTTTAAGCTGATGCGTTATATGACAACAGCGGATTCGGAATCCAGACTGGAATTCTCCGGCTGGAAGAAGGCAGACAATCAAGTCGTGCTTGACCGTCTGATTGGTGAAGACAGGGAGCTGTACGACGTCGAGTCCCTGCAGAATACACTATTCGGCGATGATATCCAGTATCTGGACGCTTCCAGTGTAATTACCGTTTCTACTTCAGAATTGACGAAGGTAATCAATGACGGCTTCAGCAAATTCATGCTCAGCGACGAATCCATTGATGATGTGCAGAAATGGATGGTTGACGAAGCAGGCAAAATTATTAATGAAAAGGAAAGCAAGTAG
- a CDS encoding SDR family NAD(P)-dependent oxidoreductase: MDMNLQGKTALVTGSTKGIGKAVALELASEGVNVLINSRSREEAERTVDEIRKAFPETSPQAAAADLTDITQREALFEQHPQVDILVNNMGIYEIMGYADATDEIWEKYFRTNVLAANALCRFYLPRMLENNNGRVIFIASEEAVMPSGQMPQYAVTKSALLSLSRSLSRLTAGTEVTVNTIMPGPTLSENVQQIIEGIYAADNIPFEEKEKKFMAGNLPQSELQRFIRPSEIGKLAAFICSPYGAAFRGSAVRMDGGMVPTIY; encoded by the coding sequence ATGGATATGAATTTGCAGGGAAAAACGGCCTTAGTAACAGGATCAACGAAGGGAATCGGCAAAGCGGTTGCCCTGGAGCTGGCGAGCGAAGGCGTGAATGTACTGATTAACAGCAGAAGCCGGGAGGAAGCAGAACGGACTGTGGACGAGATCCGCAAGGCATTTCCGGAGACTTCTCCGCAGGCAGCTGCTGCAGACCTTACAGATATTACACAGAGAGAAGCCTTGTTTGAACAGCACCCGCAGGTGGACATTCTGGTGAACAATATGGGCATCTATGAAATCATGGGCTATGCCGACGCAACCGATGAAATCTGGGAAAAATATTTCCGTACGAATGTGCTCGCCGCTAACGCATTATGCAGATTCTACCTGCCAAGGATGCTGGAGAATAACAATGGCCGCGTAATCTTTATTGCGAGTGAGGAGGCGGTCATGCCTTCAGGCCAGATGCCGCAGTATGCAGTGACCAAATCGGCGCTGCTCTCCCTTTCCAGAAGCTTGTCCAGATTGACCGCAGGAACTGAAGTGACAGTCAACACGATCATGCCGGGACCGACACTGTCTGAAAATGTGCAGCAGATCATTGAGGGAATCTACGCCGCTGACAATATCCCCTTCGAGGAAAAAGAAAAGAAATTCATGGCGGGGAACCTGCCGCAGTCGGAGCTCCAGCGCTTTATCAGACCGTCTGAGATCGGGAAGCTGGCGGCTTTTATCTGCAGCCCTTACGGAGCGGCGTTCAGAGGCTCGGCTGTGCGGATGGACGGGGGAATGGTGCCGACGATTTATTAA
- a CDS encoding response regulator transcription factor, whose amino-acid sequence MYRVMLIDDDIPMLKVLQQMINWEELDLHVAGSTYSSAKALHIFRETQPDIVITDIGLPKKSGIELAAEFTAMKPDVRIIFLTCHEDFHYAQAAVRLDADDYLLKDKLSAEQLEASLRKSVSRLKSGIAGSQLESMPNNGGLLRRALLQMIVDGADLERVRPHAARLGISWSYPWFMMGIVNLRYCAYEPFYNRSNLPLIRYAVYNIALEIAESYEGITPFIEQEQFIILYNYRHNLAGNDAAYFHSYLEELIAQSSAYLKLTLQIVAVSDRLALQAAGAVYQQIRLGRPEFYSAEQLVMAPCGQLLENMFYPAPQGFADPFRYKLEQAILEKEVEAIRLVLEQFGQEALSRRTEPEEWIGELIQLMRGAEVLFARRKPDEDIYYYLGEARTAEDTLGLAFGRMEQLVREQGMYSSPVPASEPRLQVIQAFIDQHLTENITSIDIAQYLYLNPSYFSRYFKRLTGLSFTDYVHQYKMKIAANMLKNSSQTLEMLAMGLGYSDRAYFSKVFKKYIGVTPSDYKQKKQLRRTP is encoded by the coding sequence ATGTACAGAGTCATGCTGATCGATGACGATATTCCAATGCTTAAGGTGCTGCAGCAGATGATTAACTGGGAGGAATTGGACCTGCATGTGGCCGGAAGCACGTATTCCAGCGCCAAGGCGCTCCATATATTCAGGGAGACGCAGCCTGATATCGTTATTACAGATATCGGGCTGCCTAAGAAATCAGGAATTGAGCTGGCTGCAGAGTTTACAGCAATGAAGCCCGATGTGAGGATTATCTTCCTGACCTGCCATGAGGATTTTCACTACGCTCAGGCAGCGGTAAGGCTGGATGCTGATGACTATCTGCTTAAGGACAAGCTGTCTGCAGAGCAGCTGGAGGCAAGCCTGCGCAAATCGGTTTCCCGCCTGAAATCAGGAATTGCGGGAAGCCAGCTGGAGAGCATGCCGAATAACGGGGGGCTGCTGAGACGTGCGCTTCTGCAGATGATCGTGGATGGCGCAGATCTGGAGCGGGTCCGTCCGCATGCCGCCCGGCTGGGAATATCCTGGAGCTATCCCTGGTTTATGATGGGCATCGTCAATCTCCGCTACTGTGCCTATGAGCCATTTTACAACCGGAGCAATCTGCCGCTTATCCGCTATGCGGTCTACAATATCGCGCTTGAAATTGCGGAGTCCTACGAAGGGATTACCCCGTTCATTGAACAGGAGCAGTTTATAATTCTGTACAATTACCGTCATAATCTGGCCGGTAACGATGCAGCATATTTTCATTCTTATCTGGAGGAGCTGATTGCCCAGAGCTCCGCCTACCTCAAGCTTACCCTGCAGATTGTTGCGGTATCGGACCGGCTGGCGCTTCAGGCCGCCGGAGCGGTCTATCAGCAAATCCGGCTGGGCCGGCCAGAGTTCTACAGCGCGGAACAGCTTGTTATGGCGCCCTGCGGCCAGCTGCTGGAGAACATGTTCTATCCGGCACCTCAAGGATTTGCCGATCCGTTCCGCTATAAGCTGGAGCAGGCTATCCTTGAGAAGGAGGTTGAGGCTATCCGTCTGGTCCTGGAGCAGTTCGGACAGGAGGCGCTAAGCCGCAGGACAGAGCCTGAGGAGTGGATCGGTGAGCTGATCCAGCTGATGCGCGGTGCGGAGGTGCTGTTCGCGCGCCGGAAGCCGGATGAGGATATTTATTACTATCTCGGCGAAGCAAGAACCGCTGAGGACACGCTGGGGCTTGCCTTTGGACGGATGGAGCAGCTTGTAAGAGAGCAGGGGATGTATTCTTCACCTGTACCTGCAAGTGAGCCGAGGCTTCAGGTTATTCAGGCGTTCATCGACCAGCATCTGACGGAGAATATTACTTCTATTGACATTGCACAGTATCTGTACCTGAATCCAAGCTATTTCTCCCGGTATTTCAAGCGCCTGACGGGTCTAAGCTTCACCGATTATGTGCATCAGTACAAAATGAAAATTGCGGCCAATATGCTGAAAAACTCAAGCCAGACGCTGGAAATGCTGGCGATGGGCCTGGGCTATTCCGATAGGGCCTACTTCTCCAAGGTTTTCAAAAAATATATCGGAGTGACCCCAAGCGATTACAAACAGAAGAAGCAGCTCCGGCGGACTCCCTGA
- a CDS encoding sensor histidine kinase, whose product MHKLTYYRRIQLSFLLFIILPILAVSVFSYTLLKQNMIEKFQLSNSSMLNVIAGEIERTIDDVTFASHYIVNDTGLRASLDNFADTARINTYTDYTRFMKIKDSFSLITSKPLNNSIRMYLVNRAGFVISPDSENLKAMSGRLDQLLAKVDPSRPAVLQWLGLLKDEADGKGTYYIARVIGGGASQPYTSVLLIAIRTSYFEQLLNRVEFGSPALFDGSGVPIAGSPDMALQPEKTPDAKLRLETVLDKTDWTLVYETSEEALTGQISRAFYTGIGLVLLFTLLFSIISLFFAKRLHSPIRKLQRVARQFTMGNRDMRLDIVGKDDIAELGSSFNLMLDEIEVLIANIEQEQEQKRVIELEALFMQIRPHFLINTLNSIKCSLILNDDQLHSSVIDSLMGLLRAYLKVSESSTLEEECRLLGYYADIMNVRNEMELQLEFGLTPDLEKFAVPKLVLQPLVENAIVHGLVDRENPRIALSASREQGIVTIIIADNGWGMEEELLVALNRQLNDPESEEYAAYRRVGLRNVIQRLRLTFGPGAAMELCTNAQGGISAVLSIPVPER is encoded by the coding sequence ATGCATAAACTTACCTACTACCGGAGAATCCAGCTGTCGTTTCTGCTGTTCATTATTTTGCCGATCCTCGCTGTTTCCGTCTTCTCGTATACCCTGCTGAAGCAGAATATGATCGAGAAATTCCAGCTGAGCAACAGCAGCATGCTGAATGTTATTGCCGGAGAAATCGAGCGGACCATTGATGATGTGACCTTTGCCTCGCATTATATTGTTAACGATACCGGCCTCCGTGCTTCACTGGATAATTTTGCAGATACCGCCCGGATAAACACATACACAGACTATACCCGGTTTATGAAAATCAAGGACAGCTTTTCACTCATTACCTCCAAGCCCTTAAATAACAGCATCCGCATGTATCTGGTCAACCGGGCAGGGTTTGTCATCTCGCCTGATTCAGAGAATCTGAAGGCAATGAGCGGGCGGCTGGATCAGCTGCTGGCTAAGGTTGACCCTTCCAGGCCTGCCGTACTGCAGTGGCTTGGCCTTTTAAAGGATGAGGCGGATGGCAAGGGGACTTATTATATCGCCAGAGTCATCGGCGGGGGAGCATCACAGCCTTATACGTCAGTGCTGCTGATCGCTATCAGGACGTCTTATTTTGAGCAGCTGCTCAACCGGGTGGAGTTTGGCTCGCCAGCCTTGTTTGACGGCAGCGGAGTGCCGATCGCCGGTAGCCCGGATATGGCTTTGCAGCCGGAGAAAACGCCGGACGCAAAGCTCCGTCTGGAGACGGTACTGGACAAAACAGACTGGACACTCGTCTACGAAACGTCCGAGGAAGCGCTGACCGGGCAGATTTCGCGTGCATTTTACACTGGAATTGGTCTGGTGCTGCTCTTTACCCTGCTGTTCTCCATTATCTCGCTTTTCTTTGCGAAAAGGCTGCACAGCCCGATCCGAAAGCTGCAGCGGGTGGCTCGCCAGTTCACTATGGGTAACCGGGACATGCGGCTGGATATCGTCGGCAAGGATGATATTGCGGAGCTGGGCTCCTCCTTTAACCTGATGCTGGATGAAATTGAGGTGCTGATAGCCAATATCGAGCAGGAACAGGAGCAGAAGCGGGTAATTGAGCTGGAGGCCCTGTTCATGCAAATCCGGCCGCATTTTCTGATCAATACCCTGAATTCAATCAAATGCAGCCTGATCCTGAATGATGATCAGCTGCACAGCAGTGTTATCGATTCGCTGATGGGCCTGCTCCGTGCTTACCTGAAGGTTAGTGAGTCTTCTACGCTGGAAGAGGAATGCCGGCTGCTCGGATATTATGCCGATATCATGAATGTACGCAATGAAATGGAGCTGCAGCTGGAATTCGGGCTGACGCCTGATCTGGAGAAGTTCGCTGTCCCGAAGCTGGTGCTTCAGCCGCTTGTGGAGAATGCCATTGTACATGGCCTGGTTGACCGTGAGAATCCCCGGATTGCGCTAAGTGCATCCAGGGAGCAGGGCATCGTCACTATAATCATTGCCGACAATGGCTGGGGAATGGAGGAAGAGCTGCTTGTGGCACTGAACCGCCAGCTGAATGACCCGGAATCGGAAGAGTATGCCGCCTACCGGAGAGTCGGCTTGCGGAACGTGATACAACGGCTGCGTCTGACCTTTGGACCGGGTGCGGCGATGGAGCTGTGTACAAACGCACAAGGCGGCATTTCGGCTGTTCTCAGTATTCCGGTACCGGAACGTTAA
- a CDS encoding aldo/keto reductase, translated as MKHRELGNSGISVSAVGLGVMGMSPGMYGETNDAESIKTIQHALDIGVTLFDTADVYGNGHNEEQLGTAVKGRGH; from the coding sequence ATGAAGCACAGAGAATTGGGAAACAGCGGAATTTCCGTTTCAGCAGTCGGACTGGGAGTTATGGGCATGTCACCCGGCATGTACGGGGAAACCAATGATGCGGAGTCTATTAAAACCATTCAGCACGCACTTGATATCGGGGTCACACTCTTTGACACTGCCGATGTATACGGAAACGGGCACAACGAGGAGCAGCTTGGAACAGCGGTCAAAGGCCGCGGCCATTGA
- a CDS encoding carbohydrate ABC transporter permease: MQIISKNISKSILTLVMGVVSIVFLVPLIWMVSAAFKFEKDVMRFPIQWIPDNINVIYNFKAVWMGRVPFYDFYFNSLKVAVITTLLTIIISSMSAYGLTKLHFKGRNLIFLALLSFMIIPDQATLIPRFLIIRWLGLYDTHAAIILMSMFSIYFTFLLRQFMMDISDEYIEAARIDGAGHLRTFASIMIPLCKPVLATVAIIKFIWTWNDYQNPLIFLMSKKLYTIPLGITLFRDDYTNNYAIMMMAALSAIIPLLAVFIVMQKQVINGIALGGVKG, from the coding sequence ATGCAAATCATAAGCAAAAATATCTCGAAATCGATTCTGACCCTTGTGATGGGGGTTGTGTCCATAGTTTTCCTGGTCCCGCTGATCTGGATGGTCTCTGCAGCCTTTAAATTTGAAAAGGATGTTATGCGTTTTCCGATCCAGTGGATTCCCGATAATATCAATGTCATTTACAATTTCAAAGCGGTGTGGATGGGCCGGGTGCCGTTTTACGATTTCTACTTCAATTCTTTGAAGGTAGCTGTTATTACGACGCTGCTTACCATTATTATCTCCTCAATGTCTGCTTACGGGCTGACGAAGCTGCATTTCAAGGGCAGAAATCTGATTTTTCTGGCGCTGCTGTCCTTTATGATTATTCCTGATCAGGCAACGCTGATTCCGCGGTTTCTGATTATCCGCTGGCTCGGATTGTACGATACTCATGCGGCTATTATCCTGATGAGTATGTTCTCGATTTATTTTACCTTTCTGCTCCGTCAATTTATGATGGACATCAGCGATGAATACATTGAGGCTGCACGGATTGACGGGGCAGGACATTTGCGCACATTTGCTTCTATTATGATTCCGCTGTGCAAACCGGTGCTTGCTACTGTAGCCATAATTAAATTCATCTGGACCTGGAACGATTACCAGAACCCGCTGATTTTCCTGATGAGCAAGAAGCTGTATACCATTCCGCTGGGGATTACGCTGTTCCGCGACGACTACACAAACAACTATGCCATTATGATGATGGCTGCCCTGTCGGCAATCATTCCGCTGCTGGCAGTCTTTATTGTCATGCAGAAGCAGGTCATTAACGGGATAGCCCTGGGCGGGGTGAAAGGCTAG